A genomic segment from Rhodospirillum centenum SW encodes:
- the trpD gene encoding anthranilate phosphoribosyltransferase: protein MNAERTPGDMPDFKSLLAKVATGAALSETEAETAFDIIMAGNATPAQMGGFLMALRVRGETVDEITGAARIIRSRLVPVEGPEGLIDTCGTGGDAAGTYNISTAVALVVAGCGVPVAKHGNRAISSRSGAADVLAALGVNVEAEFDLVHKALWEAGIAFMMAPRHHTAMRNVGPTRVELGTRTIFNLMGPLSNPAHARRQLLGVYARTWVEPIAQVLLRLGSESAWVVHGSDGLDEITTTGPTYVAELRDGRIRTFEVTPEEAGLPRASLHDLHGGDPETNAAALRSVLGGAHGPYRDIVLLNAAGALVVAGAVPDLRSGVRHAAGCIDEGRAMATLDRLVAITNGSTAA, encoded by the coding sequence ATGAACGCCGAACGCACCCCGGGCGACATGCCCGACTTCAAGAGCCTGCTGGCGAAGGTGGCCACGGGCGCCGCCCTCAGCGAGACCGAGGCGGAGACGGCCTTCGACATCATCATGGCCGGCAACGCCACGCCGGCCCAGATGGGTGGTTTCCTGATGGCCCTGCGGGTCCGCGGCGAGACGGTGGACGAGATCACGGGCGCCGCCCGGATCATCCGCTCCCGCCTCGTCCCGGTGGAGGGGCCGGAAGGACTGATCGACACCTGCGGCACCGGGGGCGACGCCGCCGGCACCTACAACATCTCCACCGCCGTCGCCCTGGTGGTGGCCGGCTGCGGCGTGCCCGTCGCCAAGCACGGCAACCGTGCCATCTCCTCCCGCTCCGGCGCCGCGGACGTGCTGGCCGCCCTGGGCGTGAACGTGGAGGCGGAGTTCGATCTGGTCCACAAGGCCCTGTGGGAAGCGGGCATCGCCTTCATGATGGCACCGCGCCACCACACCGCCATGCGCAATGTCGGCCCGACGCGGGTCGAACTGGGCACCCGCACCATCTTCAACCTGATGGGGCCCCTGTCCAACCCGGCCCACGCCCGGCGCCAGCTTCTGGGCGTCTATGCCCGGACCTGGGTCGAGCCGATCGCGCAGGTCCTGCTCCGCCTGGGATCGGAGAGTGCCTGGGTCGTGCATGGCAGCGACGGGCTGGACGAGATCACGACGACCGGCCCGACCTACGTGGCGGAACTGCGCGACGGCCGCATCCGCACCTTCGAGGTCACGCCCGAAGAGGCCGGCCTGCCCCGGGCCAGCCTGCACGACCTGCACGGCGGCGATCCGGAAACGAACGCCGCCGCCCTGCGCTCCGTGCTGGGCGGGGCCCATGGCCCCTACCGCGACATCGTCCTGCTGAACGCCGCCGGCGCCCTGGTCGTCGCCGGTGCGGTCCCCGACCTCCGCTCCGGGGTGCGGCATGCGGCCGGCTGCATCGACGAAGGCCGCGCCATGGCGACCCTGGACCGGCTCGTCGCCATCACGAACGGGAGCACCGCGGCATGA
- a CDS encoding anthranilate synthase component II yields MLLLIDNYDSFTWNLVHYLGELGAEVEVRRNDALTAEEALAMRPEAVVLSPGPCDPDKAGICLPMIHLAAQARLPLLGVCLGHQAIGQAFGGKVVRAPEPMHGKMGSVRHAGAGLMRGLPSPFQATRYHSLIVERESLPDCLEVTAELEDGMIMALSHRDLPIHGVQFHPESIASEHGHRILDNFLDIARGGRNVPSRVPGEAA; encoded by the coding sequence ATGCTGCTGCTCATCGACAACTATGACAGTTTCACCTGGAACCTGGTCCATTATCTCGGCGAGCTGGGGGCCGAGGTCGAGGTGCGTCGCAACGACGCGCTGACGGCCGAAGAGGCCCTGGCGATGCGGCCGGAGGCGGTGGTTCTCTCGCCCGGCCCCTGCGACCCTGACAAGGCCGGCATCTGCCTGCCCATGATCCATCTGGCGGCGCAGGCGCGCCTGCCGCTCCTGGGGGTCTGCCTGGGGCATCAGGCGATCGGTCAGGCCTTCGGCGGCAAGGTGGTGCGGGCGCCGGAACCGATGCACGGCAAGATGGGCAGCGTGCGCCATGCGGGCGCCGGACTGATGCGGGGGCTGCCCAGCCCGTTCCAGGCCACGCGCTACCATTCCCTGATCGTCGAGCGCGAGAGCCTGCCGGACTGCCTTGAGGTCACGGCGGAGCTGGAGGACGGGATGATCATGGCGCTGTCCCACCGCGACCTGCCGATCCACGGGGTCCAGTTCCATCCCGAGAGCATCGCCTCGGAGCACGGGCACAGGATTCTCGACAACTTCCTGGACATCGCCCGCGGCGGCCGCAACGTGCCGAGCCGCGTCCCCGGCGAAGCGGCCTGA
- the cueR gene encoding Cu(I)-responsive transcriptional regulator yields MRIGDAAARSGVPARTIRYYESVGLIDAAGRGENGYRDYDDTDVRTLLFISRARALGFSMKEVAGLLELWRDRARASADVRALAQQHMAEIDARIADLQSLRRTLGDLVERCQGDGRPDCPILDTLSGSRCHG; encoded by the coding sequence ATGAGAATCGGGGACGCAGCCGCCCGGTCGGGCGTTCCGGCCAGGACGATCCGCTATTACGAGAGCGTGGGCCTGATCGACGCCGCGGGGCGCGGGGAGAACGGCTACCGCGATTACGACGACACCGATGTCCGCACCCTGCTGTTCATCAGCCGCGCGCGGGCTCTCGGGTTTTCCATGAAGGAAGTGGCCGGGCTGCTGGAACTCTGGCGTGACCGGGCGCGCGCCTCCGCCGACGTGCGGGCGCTCGCCCAGCAGCACATGGCGGAGATCGACGCCCGCATCGCGGACCTGCAAAGCCTGCGCCGGACGCTCGGCGATCTGGTAGAACGGTGCCAGGGGGACGGGCGGCCCGACTGTCCGATCCTCGACACCCTGTCCGGTTCCCGCTGCCACGGCTGA
- a CDS encoding divergent polysaccharide deacetylase family protein — translation MPTPPAEGRPRIVIVIDDMGLDHRRSGRVVALPGPLTLAWLPYARDLPIQTRQAHQRGHELIVHMPMEPAGSGDPGPNALLVRQSPEEIRSRLRTNLDAFSGYVGINNHMGSRFTADAAASAVVVEELARRGLLVLDSRTTADSRLRDEAVRRHVPSASRDVFLDHVQTPAAVSAALEKVEATARRQGLAIAIGHPHDVTTEALARWLPTLAGKGFQLVPLSAVVRTGPSES, via the coding sequence GTGCCGACGCCGCCCGCCGAGGGGCGCCCCCGCATCGTCATCGTGATCGACGACATGGGGCTGGACCACCGTCGCAGCGGCCGGGTCGTCGCCCTTCCCGGGCCGTTGACCCTGGCCTGGCTGCCCTATGCCCGCGACCTGCCGATCCAGACGCGGCAGGCGCACCAGCGAGGGCATGAACTGATCGTCCACATGCCGATGGAGCCGGCGGGCAGTGGCGATCCAGGGCCGAACGCGCTGCTGGTGCGGCAGAGTCCCGAGGAGATCCGCAGCCGCCTGCGGACCAATCTGGACGCCTTCAGCGGCTATGTCGGCATCAACAACCACATGGGCAGCCGCTTCACGGCGGATGCCGCCGCGTCGGCCGTCGTGGTCGAGGAACTGGCGCGGCGGGGCCTGCTGGTGCTGGACAGCCGGACAACCGCAGACAGCCGGCTGCGCGACGAGGCGGTGCGCCGACATGTCCCCAGTGCCAGCCGGGACGTCTTCCTGGATCATGTGCAGACCCCGGCCGCCGTCTCTGCCGCGCTGGAGAAGGTCGAAGCCACGGCCCGCCGGCAGGGGCTGGCCATCGCCATCGGCCACCCGCACGATGTAACGACCGAGGCGCTGGCGCGTTGGCTGCCGACGCTGGCCGGCAAGGGATTCCAGCTTGTTCCGTTGAGCGCCGTGGTGCGGACCGGACCATCGGAGTCCTGA
- a CDS encoding heavy-metal-associated domain-containing protein produces the protein MAAIYRVEGMTCQGCANSVSRAIETQTGATRALVDLTAGTVSVEGQVSEAEVRSAIEAAGFDFKGTV, from the coding sequence ATGGCTGCCATCTACCGGGTCGAGGGCATGACCTGCCAGGGCTGCGCCAATTCGGTATCGCGCGCGATCGAGACACAGACCGGCGCCACCCGGGCGCTGGTCGATCTGACCGCCGGCACGGTGTCCGTGGAGGGGCAGGTGTCCGAGGCGGAGGTGCGGTCCGCCATCGAGGCTGCCGGCTTCGACTTCAAGGGAACCGTCTGA
- the trpE gene encoding anthranilate synthase component I, with protein sequence MRVFPEADAFAETYRQGTSQVVWTRLVSDLDTPVSAMMKLSQGRPNAFLLESVTGGSVRGRYSLIGLKPDLMWRSKGDRAEVNRRFAEAPEAFEPCPEPPLKALAALLEESRIALPASLPPMSAGLFGYLGYDMVRLMERLPDANPDELGLDDAILIRPTVMAIFDGIENVITVVTPVRKEPGIDADVAYRRATERLAEAVADLEGPVPAALGTDLDLQPLPEPASNTSRAEYHALVERAKEYIRAGDIFQVVPSQRFSVPFSLPPFALYRALRRLNPSPFLFFLDFGHVSVVGSSPEILVRLRDNTVTIRPIAGTRRRGKDAAEDKELAADLLSDPKELAEHLMLLDLGRNDVGRVAQVGTVKVTERFTIEYYSHVMHIVSNVEGQVAPTFTAIDALIAGFPAGTVSGAPKIRAMEIIDELEKTRRGIYGGCIGYFAANGTMDTCIALRTAVIKDGMMYVQAGGGVVADSDPEAEYQETVNKSKALFKAAEEAMRFAAERRQAAAADL encoded by the coding sequence GTGCGCGTCTTTCCGGAAGCGGACGCCTTCGCCGAAACCTACCGGCAGGGCACCTCCCAGGTCGTCTGGACCCGTCTGGTCAGCGACCTGGACACCCCTGTGTCAGCGATGATGAAGCTGTCGCAGGGCAGGCCGAACGCCTTTCTGCTGGAATCGGTGACCGGCGGGTCGGTCCGGGGGCGCTATTCCCTGATCGGTCTGAAGCCGGACCTGATGTGGCGCAGCAAGGGTGACCGTGCCGAGGTGAACCGCCGCTTCGCGGAGGCCCCTGAAGCGTTCGAGCCCTGTCCCGAGCCGCCCCTGAAGGCGCTGGCAGCCCTTCTGGAGGAAAGCCGGATCGCGCTGCCGGCCAGCCTGCCGCCCATGTCGGCGGGCCTGTTCGGCTATCTCGGCTACGACATGGTCCGGCTGATGGAGCGTCTGCCGGACGCCAATCCGGACGAGCTGGGGCTGGACGACGCGATCCTCATCCGCCCGACCGTGATGGCGATCTTCGACGGCATCGAGAATGTCATCACCGTGGTGACGCCCGTGCGCAAGGAGCCGGGCATCGACGCGGATGTGGCCTACCGCCGGGCGACGGAGCGGCTGGCCGAGGCGGTCGCCGACCTGGAGGGGCCGGTGCCCGCGGCGCTCGGGACGGACCTCGACCTCCAGCCCCTGCCGGAGCCTGCCTCCAACACCAGCCGCGCCGAGTACCATGCGCTGGTGGAGCGAGCGAAGGAGTACATCCGGGCCGGCGACATCTTCCAGGTCGTGCCGAGCCAGCGGTTCTCCGTGCCGTTCAGCCTGCCGCCGTTCGCGCTCTACCGCGCGCTGCGCCGGCTGAACCCCTCCCCCTTCCTGTTCTTCCTGGATTTCGGCCATGTCTCCGTCGTCGGATCCAGTCCGGAGATCCTGGTCCGGCTGCGCGACAACACGGTGACCATCCGGCCCATCGCCGGCACCCGCCGGCGCGGCAAGGATGCGGCCGAGGACAAGGAGCTGGCGGCCGATCTGCTGTCGGACCCGAAGGAACTGGCCGAGCATCTGATGCTGCTGGATCTCGGCCGCAACGATGTCGGCCGCGTGGCGCAGGTCGGCACGGTGAAGGTGACGGAACGCTTCACCATCGAGTACTACAGCCACGTCATGCACATCGTCTCCAACGTCGAAGGTCAGGTGGCCCCCACCTTCACGGCCATCGACGCCCTGATCGCGGGCTTTCCCGCCGGCACCGTGTCCGGCGCGCCCAAGATCCGCGCCATGGAGATCATCGACGAGCTGGAGAAGACCCGCCGCGGTATCTATGGCGGCTGCATCGGCTATTTCGCCGCCAACGGCACGATGGATACCTGCATCGCCCTGCGCACTGCCGTGATCAAGGACGGGATGATGTACGTGCAGGCCGGCGGCGGGGTCGTCGCGGACAGCGACCCCGAAGCCGAGTACCAGGAGACGGTGAACAAGTCGAAAGCGCTGTTCAAGGCGGCGGAAGAGGCGATGCGCTTCGCCGCAGAACGCCGTCAGGCGGCGGCCGCCGATCTGTGA
- a CDS encoding SurA N-terminal domain-containing protein, translating to MLQAIRSTAGSWIAKILFILLIASFAVWGIGDFTRGLGRHVAEVGDVQITPQELDQEFRDEVTRLRRVMGADLTAEQARAFGLLERTLQQMVQRTLVSLAGQDKGLMPSDAMVADEIRRVPVFHNQLGQFDPDLMRALLRQNGMTEQGLVEQVRADMARGQLLGSVSIGAILPTTLAETLFRFRNEKRVADLITVPATAMPEPAAPDASVLAQYHQDRAVRYTAPEYRSLTVAKLTAEAIAGDITVSDADIEQAYSARASEFVAPERRAVVQAVLPDEAAAKSVADAVAGGASLEQAAKAAAAEAIDLGEVTRDQLLPELVEPVFGLSQGAISAPVESTLGWHVLTVRGITPGHERPLAEVRDQVVADLRKERALDRLYEVANQMDDDLAGGATLEEAAQRAGAEIVRIEAVDSRGTTPAGTPVQDVPALPQVLETAFALPSGETGHMTETDAQGYFAVRVDGVQPAALKPLETIRERVLADWTAEQRAAAARTKADELAAKLREGADPARLAATVPGATHARSEPFTRRPEAAALPASLVEELFGAQPGGVAVADGREGPVAARLVEIIPAVPDAAGVKVIRDTTEATLADDLVTQYVGGLQRQFPVSVNRGLIDSLYRPE from the coding sequence ATGCTCCAAGCAATCCGCAGCACCGCCGGCTCCTGGATCGCCAAGATCCTGTTCATCCTCCTGATCGCGAGCTTCGCGGTCTGGGGCATTGGCGACTTCACGCGCGGCCTCGGCCGCCATGTCGCGGAGGTGGGCGATGTCCAGATCACCCCGCAGGAGCTGGATCAGGAATTCCGCGATGAGGTGACCCGGCTGCGCCGGGTCATGGGAGCGGACCTGACGGCAGAACAGGCCCGCGCCTTCGGCCTGCTGGAACGGACGCTGCAACAGATGGTGCAGCGCACCCTGGTCAGCCTCGCCGGTCAGGACAAGGGGCTCATGCCCAGCGACGCGATGGTGGCCGACGAGATCCGCCGCGTCCCCGTCTTCCACAACCAGCTCGGCCAGTTCGACCCCGACCTGATGCGGGCGTTGCTGCGCCAGAACGGCATGACCGAACAGGGCCTCGTCGAGCAGGTCCGGGCCGACATGGCCCGCGGACAGCTCCTGGGCTCCGTCAGCATCGGCGCCATTCTCCCGACGACCCTGGCGGAGACGCTCTTCCGCTTCCGCAACGAGAAGCGGGTGGCCGATCTCATCACCGTTCCGGCCACCGCCATGCCGGAACCGGCGGCGCCGGATGCTTCCGTCCTGGCGCAGTACCACCAGGACCGCGCCGTGCGCTACACGGCCCCGGAGTACCGCAGCCTGACCGTCGCCAAGCTGACTGCTGAGGCCATTGCCGGCGACATCACGGTCAGCGACGCCGACATCGAGCAGGCCTACAGCGCCCGCGCCAGCGAATTCGTCGCCCCGGAACGGCGTGCCGTCGTGCAGGCCGTGCTGCCGGACGAGGCGGCGGCCAAGTCGGTCGCCGATGCCGTGGCCGGCGGTGCCTCTCTGGAGCAGGCCGCGAAAGCGGCCGCCGCCGAGGCCATCGATCTGGGCGAGGTGACCCGCGACCAGCTCCTGCCGGAACTGGTGGAGCCGGTCTTCGGTCTGTCCCAGGGCGCCATCTCGGCCCCGGTCGAATCCACCCTGGGCTGGCATGTCCTGACCGTCCGCGGCATCACCCCGGGTCATGAGCGTCCGCTTGCCGAGGTGCGCGACCAGGTGGTCGCCGATCTGCGCAAGGAGCGCGCGCTGGACCGGCTCTACGAGGTGGCGAACCAGATGGACGACGATCTCGCCGGCGGCGCCACGCTGGAAGAGGCGGCGCAGCGCGCCGGGGCGGAGATCGTCCGCATCGAGGCCGTGGACAGCCGCGGCACGACACCCGCCGGCACCCCGGTCCAGGATGTTCCCGCCCTGCCGCAGGTGCTGGAGACGGCGTTCGCGCTGCCGTCGGGTGAGACCGGCCATATGACAGAGACGGATGCTCAGGGCTATTTCGCCGTCCGCGTGGACGGTGTGCAGCCCGCGGCGCTCAAACCTCTGGAGACGATCCGGGAGCGGGTCCTGGCCGACTGGACGGCGGAGCAGCGCGCCGCCGCCGCCCGCACGAAGGCGGACGAACTGGCCGCGAAGCTCCGCGAAGGCGCCGACCCGGCCCGGCTCGCGGCCACGGTGCCAGGCGCGACCCATGCACGCAGCGAGCCCTTCACCCGCCGTCCCGAGGCGGCGGCCCTTCCCGCTTCCCTGGTCGAAGAGCTGTTCGGTGCGCAGCCGGGGGGCGTCGCCGTTGCCGACGGCCGCGAGGGGCCGGTGGCTGCCCGGCTGGTCGAGATCATCCCGGCCGTGCCCGATGCGGCCGGCGTCAAGGTCATCCGCGACACCACGGAGGCCACGCTGGCGGACGATCTGGTCACCCAGTATGTCGGCGGCCTGCAGCGCCAGTTCCCGGTCAGCGTGAACCGCGGCCTGATCGACAGCCTCTACCGTCCGGAGTAA
- the tpiA gene encoding triose-phosphate isomerase, with the protein MPDRRPLIAGNWKMNGLRADGTALARDLAGRLAAAGSAGFDLLVCPPATLLHAVGEALAGSGIALGGQDCHAAEKGAHTGDVSAWMLADIGCSHVIVGHSERRHDHGEDDAAVRAKAAAAHKAGLTAIICVGETEAERDAGEAEAVVARQLEGSIPQGADAVDTVIAYEPVWAIGTGRTPTVADIAAMHGMIRRRLHGLVASPDSVRILYGGSMKPGNAAEIMAVADVDGGLVGGASLKADDFWQIALSVR; encoded by the coding sequence ATGCCCGACCGCCGCCCGTTGATCGCCGGAAACTGGAAGATGAACGGCCTGCGCGCCGACGGAACCGCCCTGGCCCGGGATCTGGCCGGGCGGCTCGCGGCGGCCGGGTCGGCAGGTTTCGATCTGCTGGTCTGTCCGCCTGCGACACTTCTTCACGCCGTCGGCGAGGCCCTGGCCGGGAGCGGGATCGCCCTGGGCGGCCAGGACTGCCATGCGGCGGAGAAGGGCGCCCACACGGGCGACGTCAGCGCCTGGATGCTGGCGGACATCGGGTGCAGCCACGTCATCGTCGGCCATTCCGAGCGCCGCCACGACCACGGGGAGGACGACGCCGCCGTGCGCGCCAAGGCCGCAGCGGCGCACAAGGCGGGCCTGACCGCCATCATCTGCGTCGGTGAGACGGAGGCCGAGCGCGATGCGGGCGAGGCCGAGGCTGTCGTCGCCCGCCAGCTCGAAGGGTCGATCCCGCAGGGTGCTGACGCGGTCGACACGGTCATCGCCTACGAGCCCGTCTGGGCGATCGGCACCGGGCGGACCCCGACGGTCGCCGACATAGCGGCCATGCACGGCATGATCCGCCGTCGGCTCCACGGGCTGGTTGCCAGCCCCGATTCCGTGCGCATCTTGTATGGCGGTTCGATGAAGCCCGGAAACGCCGCCGAAATCATGGCCGTGGCCGATGTGGACGGTGGTCTGGTCGGTGGCGCCAGCCTGAAGGCGGACGATTTCTGGCAGATCGCCCTGTCCGTCCGATAG
- the secG gene encoding preprotein translocase subunit SecG encodes MEKVVLVVHLLIAVSLVGVVLIQKSEGGGLGIGGGTMGGLMTTRGSANLLTRTTAILAACFFTTSLVLAAMTGATGPAESIFDRTAPGVQQEAPAVPAPAPEQPPAQPAQPTVPVGQ; translated from the coding sequence ATGGAAAAGGTGGTTCTTGTCGTCCATCTGCTGATCGCCGTGTCGCTGGTCGGCGTCGTCCTCATCCAGAAGTCGGAAGGCGGCGGACTGGGCATCGGTGGCGGCACCATGGGCGGTCTCATGACGACGCGGGGCAGCGCCAATCTGCTGACCCGGACGACGGCGATCCTCGCCGCCTGCTTCTTCACCACCAGCCTCGTGCTGGCCGCGATGACCGGCGCCACCGGCCCGGCCGAGTCGATCTTCGACCGCACGGCGCCCGGCGTGCAGCAGGAGGCTCCCGCAGTGCCCGCCCCGGCGCCCGAGCAGCCTCCGGCCCAGCCGGCGCAGCCGACGGTCCCTGTCGGCCAGTAA
- a CDS encoding CTP synthase, which yields MTRFIFITGGVVSSLGKGLASAALGALLQARGFKVRLRKLDPYLNVDPGTMSPYQHGEVYVTDDGAETDLDLGHYERFTGVPTRQSDNITTGRIYSNVIAKERRGDYLGATVQVIPHITDAIKEFVQADLTDEDFCLVEVGGTVGDIESLPFLEAIRQLGNELGPDRALFTHVTLLPYIPAAGELKTKPTQHSVKELLSVGIQPQILLCRADRPIPDNERRKIALFCNIKQEAVIAALDVDTIYQVPISYHEQGFDTQVLKFFGMPVGGEPDLSRWQEIVSRVRHPEGEVTIAVVGKYTSLLDAYKSLGEALTHGGIANNVKVKLDWIDAEIFETDGAIHRLEGVHGILVPGGFGERGTEGKIKAAQFARERGIPYFGICFGMQMAVIEATRHLAGLENAGSSEFGHPDPAVVGLMTEWSRGNQLEKRAAGGDLGGTMRLGSYDCHLLPGTKVRDIYGADFIQERHRHRYEVNINFRDKLEAVGLTFSGLSPDGVLPEIVELPTHPWYIGVQFHPELKSKPFEPHPLFTSFIRAAIEQSRLV from the coding sequence ATGACGCGCTTTATCTTCATCACCGGCGGCGTTGTGTCTTCCCTCGGCAAGGGCCTCGCCTCGGCCGCCCTGGGGGCGTTGCTCCAGGCCCGCGGCTTCAAGGTCCGCCTGCGGAAGCTGGACCCCTACCTGAACGTCGATCCGGGCACGATGAGCCCGTACCAGCACGGCGAGGTCTACGTCACCGACGACGGTGCCGAGACCGACCTCGACCTCGGGCACTATGAGCGCTTCACGGGCGTGCCGACGCGCCAGAGCGACAACATCACGACCGGGCGCATCTACTCGAACGTCATCGCCAAGGAGCGCCGCGGCGACTATCTGGGCGCCACGGTGCAGGTGATCCCGCACATCACCGACGCCATCAAGGAGTTCGTCCAGGCGGACCTGACGGACGAGGATTTCTGTCTGGTCGAGGTCGGCGGCACCGTCGGCGACATCGAGAGCCTGCCCTTCCTGGAGGCCATCCGCCAGCTCGGCAACGAGCTGGGGCCGGACCGGGCGCTGTTCACCCATGTCACCCTGCTGCCCTACATCCCCGCGGCCGGCGAGCTGAAGACGAAGCCGACGCAGCATTCCGTGAAGGAACTGCTGAGCGTCGGCATCCAGCCGCAGATCCTGCTCTGCCGCGCCGACCGGCCGATCCCCGACAACGAGCGGCGGAAGATCGCGCTCTTCTGCAACATCAAGCAGGAAGCGGTGATCGCGGCGCTGGACGTGGACACCATCTACCAGGTGCCGATCAGCTATCACGAGCAGGGCTTCGACACGCAGGTGCTGAAGTTCTTCGGGATGCCGGTCGGGGGCGAGCCGGATCTCAGCCGCTGGCAGGAGATCGTCTCCCGCGTCCGCCATCCGGAGGGTGAGGTCACGATCGCCGTCGTCGGCAAGTACACCAGCCTGCTGGACGCCTACAAGTCGCTGGGCGAGGCGCTGACCCACGGCGGCATCGCCAACAACGTGAAGGTCAAGCTCGACTGGATCGACGCCGAGATCTTCGAGACCGACGGCGCCATCCACCGGCTGGAAGGGGTCCACGGCATCCTGGTGCCGGGCGGCTTCGGCGAGCGCGGGACGGAAGGCAAGATCAAGGCGGCCCAGTTCGCGCGGGAGCGCGGCATTCCCTATTTCGGCATCTGCTTCGGCATGCAGATGGCGGTGATCGAGGCGACGCGGCACCTCGCCGGCCTGGAGAATGCCGGCTCCTCGGAGTTCGGCCATCCCGATCCGGCCGTCGTCGGTCTGATGACCGAGTGGAGCCGCGGCAACCAGCTTGAGAAGCGGGCGGCCGGCGGCGACCTGGGCGGCACCATGCGGCTGGGCAGCTACGACTGCCACCTGCTGCCGGGGACCAAGGTCCGCGACATCTACGGCGCCGACTTCATCCAGGAGCGGCATCGCCACCGCTACGAGGTCAACATCAACTTCCGGGACAAGCTGGAGGCGGTGGGCCTGACGTTCTCCGGCCTGTCTCCCGACGGCGTGCTGCCGGAGATCGTCGAGCTGCCGACGCATCCCTGGTACATCGGCGTGCAGTTCCATCCGGAGCTGAAGTCCAAGCCGTTCGAGCCGCACCCGCTGTTCACCAGTTTCATCCGCGCGGCCATCGAGCAGAGCCGGCTGGTCTGA